The following proteins are co-located in the Leptospira weilii genome:
- a CDS encoding YebC/PmpR family DNA-binding transcriptional regulator, whose amino-acid sequence MSGHSKWATIKRKKDAIDSKRGAIFTRVGKEITVAAKMGGGDPEGNPRLRLAILKAKSVNMPKDNIERAIKKGTGDLEGVVYEECLYECFGSGGIAIMVSAVTDKKSRTTPEIKSILTKLGGSLATSGSVSRLFEKKGVIVLESSQIGEDELVDLAVGGGAEDVINEGEVYRVITTPDDYESVLQALNEKGLKSEESEIRYIALVSSEIADKEVAEKVMKLIEQLDGHDDVTSVTSNFELAASLEKEFE is encoded by the coding sequence ATGTCCGGACATTCCAAATGGGCAACGATCAAACGTAAGAAAGACGCGATCGATTCCAAGCGCGGAGCCATTTTTACAAGAGTCGGGAAAGAAATCACGGTGGCGGCAAAAATGGGAGGAGGGGATCCGGAAGGAAATCCTAGACTCAGACTTGCAATATTGAAAGCCAAATCGGTAAACATGCCCAAGGATAATATAGAAAGGGCGATCAAAAAAGGAACCGGAGATCTGGAAGGGGTCGTTTACGAAGAATGTCTTTATGAATGTTTCGGGTCAGGTGGAATCGCAATCATGGTTTCTGCAGTGACCGACAAAAAGTCTAGAACGACTCCGGAGATTAAAAGTATTCTTACAAAACTAGGGGGTTCGCTTGCGACTTCCGGTTCCGTAAGTAGGCTTTTTGAAAAGAAAGGAGTGATCGTTTTGGAATCTTCTCAAATCGGAGAAGACGAACTGGTGGACCTTGCGGTAGGCGGAGGAGCGGAAGACGTAATCAACGAGGGAGAAGTTTATCGAGTCATCACTACCCCGGACGATTACGAATCCGTATTACAGGCGCTAAACGAAAAAGGGCTGAAATCGGAAGAATCGGAAATTCGTTATATCGCTCTTGTCAGCTCCGAAATCGCGGACAAAGAAGTCGCGGAAAAAGTGATGAAGTTGATCGAGCAACTTGACGGGCACGACGATGTTACTTCCGTAACGTCCAACTTCGAATTAGCCGCTTCACTCGAAAAAGAATTTGAATGA
- a CDS encoding TetR/AcrR family transcriptional regulator: MKTQPRKKKESGTGVRERILDTATSLFYKQGFSNTGMRQIIQESNSVAASLYDHYPSKKELGLAYLSRQEEKTLSDLQGLMDRYPDLGEFLRAWVILKEKQIRHGEFVGCPFAGFASQVMDSDPEYTEFLKDIVTKWIRMISDYLQKAIGSGQLKRNMDIQYVARRILMAYHGSVTMWRMTGELRFIREMDHSLREIVEEYRY; encoded by the coding sequence ATGAAAACTCAACCGCGCAAAAAGAAAGAATCAGGCACCGGTGTTCGGGAAAGAATCTTAGACACGGCCACCTCTCTTTTTTATAAACAGGGTTTTTCCAACACCGGAATGAGACAGATCATTCAGGAATCCAATTCCGTGGCGGCGAGTCTATACGATCATTATCCTTCCAAAAAAGAATTGGGACTCGCTTATCTATCGCGCCAGGAAGAAAAAACCCTCAGCGATTTACAAGGTTTGATGGATCGTTATCCGGACCTCGGTGAATTTTTAAGAGCCTGGGTAATTCTCAAAGAAAAACAAATCCGCCACGGAGAATTTGTGGGATGCCCTTTTGCAGGTTTTGCGAGTCAAGTAATGGACTCTGATCCCGAATATACCGAATTCTTAAAGGATATCGTAACCAAATGGATTCGGATGATCAGCGATTACCTTCAAAAAGCGATCGGTTCCGGTCAGCTTAAAAGAAACATGGATATTCAATACGTAGCGAGAAGAATTTTGATGGCCTATCACGGTTCAGTTACAATGTGGAGAATGACCGGGGAACTTCGTTTTATCCGTGAAATGGACCATTCCCTCCGCGAAATCGTGGAAGAATACAGGTACTAG
- a CDS encoding crossover junction endodeoxyribonuclease RuvC translates to MRIIGIDPGSHRAGYAILEKSASKIRILTYGTVEVPSGTPSPNNLLVLRKGLTEILKEFKPSVASVEEMFFSKNKKTASRVFESRGVLLVTLAEMNIQILEPTVSQIKKGTTGSGTADKKQIRQALKLLLDIDLLKGHDDSWDAVAAAYVGLSMSSSPLFAARFKVT, encoded by the coding sequence TTGAGAATCATCGGGATTGATCCGGGTTCTCATCGAGCCGGTTACGCGATTTTGGAAAAAAGCGCCTCTAAAATCCGCATTTTGACCTATGGAACCGTGGAGGTTCCTTCGGGAACTCCGAGTCCGAATAATCTTTTGGTGTTGCGGAAGGGACTTACGGAAATTTTGAAAGAATTCAAGCCTTCCGTCGCTTCGGTTGAGGAAATGTTTTTTTCGAAAAATAAAAAGACCGCGTCGAGAGTATTCGAGTCAAGGGGAGTCCTTTTAGTTACTTTAGCGGAAATGAATATTCAAATTCTGGAACCTACGGTCTCTCAGATTAAAAAAGGAACTACCGGAAGCGGAACCGCGGATAAAAAACAAATCCGTCAAGCTTTGAAACTCCTGCTCGATATTGATTTGCTCAAAGGACACGACGACTCCTGGGATGCTGTTGCCGCGGCCTATGTCGGTCTTTCGATGAGCTCCAGTCCTTTGTTTGCGGCGCGTTTTAAAGTAACGTGA
- the msrB gene encoding peptide-methionine (R)-S-oxide reductase MsrB, whose translation MNYEVNKSEDEWKKELTPEQYKILRQKGTEMAFTGALYKNHDKGTYVCAACGAVLFSSETKYESGSGWPSFYRPTKEGAVSEEKDNTHGMVRTEILCAKCGGHLGHVFSDGPKPTGLRYCVNSASLKFQKE comes from the coding sequence ATGAACTACGAAGTCAACAAATCCGAAGACGAATGGAAAAAAGAACTCACTCCAGAACAATATAAAATTCTAAGACAAAAGGGAACCGAAATGGCATTTACCGGAGCCCTTTATAAAAATCACGATAAAGGAACCTACGTTTGCGCCGCCTGTGGCGCCGTTTTATTTTCTTCCGAAACCAAGTATGAATCCGGGTCCGGTTGGCCTTCTTTCTATCGACCCACAAAAGAAGGCGCTGTGAGCGAAGAAAAAGACAACACCCATGGAATGGTGAGAACCGAAATTCTCTGCGCTAAATGCGGAGGACATTTAGGCCATGTCTTTTCCGACGGACCGAAACCCACCGGATTACGCTATTGTGTCAACTCCGCCTCTTTAAAGTTTCAGAAAGAATAA
- a CDS encoding esterase/lipase family protein, with translation MNVHLTYVSDNRSVRNPILQFLAEKWYTILYFWHMIIGIFIELENSPEGDKRPVVLVSGLLGRTLSWEPMLKYLSANGHPVYTVPLGFQLGNIRKKSKILETFLIEKNIKDCYIVGHSMGGLIASGLTYKGRDRVKKIFIAGTPVKGTYLSYFLPMFICSWQMMPNSKFIREVGEVFGKLPNVQSVFTKKDQVILPSENSRLGHFDDVELPEAGHLNLFMGPLGIECLSDLITAEEKKDPKPTIRKVESSKQPKDVEFSKTPSKSPASASKKKSAPKKNSSPLKPAKSKSIPKKKSAPVRKKKKK, from the coding sequence ATGAATGTTCATCTCACCTACGTATCCGACAATCGTTCCGTTCGAAATCCGATTTTACAATTTTTAGCGGAAAAATGGTACACGATTCTTTATTTCTGGCATATGATCATCGGAATTTTTATCGAACTGGAAAATTCTCCCGAAGGTGATAAACGCCCCGTAGTGTTGGTTTCCGGACTTTTAGGTAGAACTCTCTCTTGGGAACCGATGTTGAAATATCTTTCCGCAAACGGACATCCGGTTTATACGGTTCCTCTCGGATTTCAATTGGGAAACATCCGAAAAAAAAGCAAAATTTTAGAAACGTTTCTTATCGAAAAGAATATCAAAGACTGTTATATCGTAGGTCATTCGATGGGTGGCTTGATCGCTTCCGGCCTTACCTACAAAGGAAGAGATCGTGTTAAGAAAATTTTCATCGCGGGAACTCCCGTAAAAGGAACATATCTCTCATATTTCCTACCCATGTTCATCTGTAGTTGGCAGATGATGCCGAATTCCAAGTTCATCCGAGAAGTCGGTGAAGTATTCGGAAAGTTGCCTAATGTACAATCCGTTTTTACGAAAAAAGATCAGGTCATTCTTCCCTCCGAGAATTCTCGTTTAGGTCACTTCGACGACGTGGAACTTCCGGAAGCGGGTCATCTAAATCTATTTATGGGCCCTCTTGGAATCGAATGTTTGTCCGATTTGATCACCGCGGAAGAAAAAAAGGACCCAAAACCGACTATTAGAAAAGTAGAATCTTCTAAACAACCGAAAGATGTCGAATTCTCGAAAACGCCCTCCAAATCCCCCGCGTCTGCCTCCAAAAAAAAGTCCGCCCCTAAAAAAAATTCGTCCCCTTTAAAACCCGCGAAGTCGAAATCGATTCCTAAGAAAAAGTCGGCTCCGGTAAGGAAAAAGAAGAAAAAATAA